In one Pseudomonas sp. 31-12 genomic region, the following are encoded:
- the hemJ gene encoding protoporphyrinogen oxidase HemJ — protein sequence MLYLWLKALHIISMVCWFAGLFYLPRLFVYHAQSEDTVSKERFSLMERKLYRGIMGPAMIATLIFGIALIWLNPSIFSQGAWIHAKLTLVVILIGYHHMCGAQVKRFARGENTRSHVFYRWFNEVPVLILLAIVILVVVRPF from the coding sequence ATGCTTTATCTGTGGCTCAAAGCGCTTCATATCATCAGCATGGTCTGCTGGTTTGCCGGCCTGTTTTACCTGCCGCGCCTGTTCGTTTATCACGCCCAAAGCGAGGATACCGTCAGCAAGGAACGCTTCAGCCTCATGGAGCGCAAGCTGTACCGCGGCATCATGGGCCCGGCGATGATCGCCACGCTGATTTTCGGTATCGCGCTGATCTGGCTTAACCCAAGCATCTTCAGCCAGGGCGCCTGGATTCACGCCAAGCTGACGCTGGTGGTGATCCTGATCGGCTACCACCATATGTGCGGCGCGCAGGTGAAACGTTTTGCCCGTGGCGAAAACACCCGCAGCCATGTCTTTTATCGCTGGTTCAATGAAGTGCCGGTTCTGATATTGCTGGCTATCGTAATTCTGGTCGTTGTTCGGCCGTTCTAA
- the speD gene encoding adenosylmethionine decarboxylase — protein MKSKLKLHGFNNLTKTLSFNIYDICYAETPQDQQAYVEYINKEYNAKRLTQILTEVVDIIGANILNIASQDYEPQGASVTILISEEPVTPTDSQIEESPGPLPEIILAHLDKSHITVHTYPEIHPDDGIATFRVDIDVSTCGVISPLKALNFLIHQFDSDIVTVDYRVRGFTRDVEGNKHFIDHEINSIQNYLSDDTRDAYQMTDVNVYQENLFHTKMLLKNFELDNYLFGDATNSLSSEQRAQVTDRVKHEMLEIFYARNMPN, from the coding sequence GTGAAAAGCAAACTCAAGCTCCACGGGTTCAATAACCTGACAAAGACCTTGAGCTTCAACATCTATGACATCTGCTACGCGGAAACCCCGCAAGACCAACAGGCTTACGTCGAGTACATCAATAAAGAGTACAACGCGAAACGCCTGACGCAGATCCTCACAGAAGTTGTCGATATCATTGGTGCCAACATCCTGAACATTGCCAGTCAGGACTATGAACCCCAGGGCGCCAGCGTCACGATTCTGATCTCTGAAGAGCCGGTAACCCCGACCGACAGCCAGATCGAAGAGTCGCCGGGCCCGTTGCCCGAGATTATCCTGGCTCACCTCGACAAGAGCCACATCACGGTGCACACCTACCCGGAAATCCATCCGGACGATGGCATTGCGACCTTCCGTGTGGACATTGACGTGTCGACCTGTGGCGTCATTTCACCGCTCAAGGCGCTCAACTTCCTGATTCACCAGTTCGATTCGGACATCGTGACCGTGGATTATCGCGTGCGCGGTTTCACCCGTGACGTGGAAGGCAACAAGCACTTCATCGATCACGAGATCAACTCGATTCAGAACTACCTCTCCGACGACACCCGCGACGCGTACCAGATGACCGACGTGAACGTGTACCAGGAAAACCTGTTCCACACCAAGATGCTGTTGAAGAACTTCGAACTGGACAACTACTTGTTTGGCGACGCCACCAACAGCCTGTCCTCCGAGCAGCGAGCTCAGGTAACCGACCGTGTGAAACACGAAATGCTGGAAATCTTCTACGCGCGCAACATGCCTAACTAA
- a CDS encoding histidine triad nucleotide-binding protein: MDTLFTKIINREIPAKIIYEDDQVLAFHDIAPQAPVHFLVIPKKAVRTLNDLTEDDKALAGHILFTAQRLALELGCEEGFRVVMNCNELGGQTVYHIHMHVLGQRQMHWPPG, translated from the coding sequence GTGGATACTCTGTTCACCAAGATCATCAACCGGGAAATCCCGGCAAAAATCATTTACGAGGACGACCAGGTACTGGCCTTCCACGACATCGCCCCACAGGCACCGGTGCATTTTCTGGTCATCCCGAAAAAAGCGGTGCGCACCCTCAACGACCTCACCGAGGACGACAAGGCATTGGCCGGACATATCCTGTTCACCGCCCAACGCCTGGCCCTGGAACTCGGCTGCGAGGAAGGTTTCCGTGTGGTCATGAACTGCAATGAACTGGGTGGACAGACGGTCTATCACATTCATATGCATGTGCTGGGTCAGCGCCAGATGCACTGGCCGCCGGGCTGA
- the crp gene encoding cAMP-activated global transcriptional regulator CRP: MVAIAPTPKIKNLDKLLMHCQRRRYAAKSNIICAGDRSETLFFIIKGSVTILIEDDDGREMIIAYLNSGDFFGELGLFEQAGLEQERSAWVRAKIECEVAEISYAKFRELSQQDPDILYVLSGQIAQRLRNTTRKVGDLAFFDVTGRVARCLLELCKQPDAMTHPDGMQIKVTRQEIGRIVGCSREMVGRVLKDLEERNLVDVKGKTMVVFGTR, translated from the coding sequence ATGGTTGCTATTGCCCCAACCCCCAAAATCAAGAACCTCGACAAGCTGTTGATGCATTGCCAGCGCCGTCGTTATGCGGCCAAGAGCAACATCATTTGCGCCGGTGATCGCTCGGAAACGCTGTTCTTCATCATCAAGGGTTCCGTCACGATCCTGATCGAGGATGACGACGGCCGCGAAATGATCATCGCCTACCTGAACTCCGGGGACTTTTTCGGCGAGTTGGGCCTGTTTGAACAAGCGGGGCTCGAGCAGGAACGCAGCGCCTGGGTACGCGCGAAGATCGAGTGTGAAGTGGCGGAAATCAGCTACGCAAAATTCCGCGAACTATCCCAGCAGGATCCAGACATTCTTTACGTGCTCAGCGGACAAATCGCACAACGTCTGCGTAATACCACGCGCAAGGTCGGCGATTTGGCCTTCTTTGACGTCACCGGCCGCGTCGCCCGTTGCCTGCTGGAACTGTGCAAACAGCCGGACGCCATGACCCACCCGGACGGCATGCAGATCAAAGTCACCCGTCAGGAAATCGGGCGGATTGTCGGTTGTTCACGGGAGATGGTCGGTCGCGTGCTCAAGGATCTGGAAGAACGCAACCTGGTGGACGTCAAAGGCAAGACCATGGTGGTCTTCGGTACGCGCTAA
- a CDS encoding DUF805 domain-containing protein, translating to MSDNRFKIVFDGALLPGVDVTTAKQKLAELYKSEVAAVERLFTGKSVTLKKGLSQIDAQTYLQELTKTGIDARVESESSIELNLAEAHEHRPVASQPVFADPASPYAPPRATVGESLPAYAPLKPFSVEGRIGRLRYLAWTMVLTLVTLAVGSVLAIFAFAIISADSTAGLILGGLVAFLLFIAMAVVSIQISVQRLHDIGWSGWLWLLNLVPFVGSFFPFVIMIAPGTNIANQYGAPPPPNTTAVKVLSSLWVVLIAIVFIGALAGGLTAIQEEYETAAETSYDSSSVITEEIEVEPAQEAEQAADSAEEEAE from the coding sequence ATGAGCGACAACCGTTTCAAGATCGTGTTCGACGGCGCTCTGCTGCCAGGCGTTGACGTCACCACCGCCAAACAGAAGCTGGCCGAGCTATACAAAAGTGAAGTCGCTGCCGTCGAACGATTGTTTACGGGCAAGTCGGTTACGCTCAAGAAAGGCTTGTCGCAGATCGACGCGCAAACCTACCTTCAGGAGCTGACGAAAACCGGTATCGATGCTCGCGTCGAAAGCGAATCGTCCATTGAACTGAACTTGGCCGAAGCCCACGAACACCGGCCTGTCGCCAGCCAACCGGTATTTGCCGACCCTGCCTCCCCTTACGCACCGCCCCGAGCCACCGTCGGCGAAAGCCTGCCCGCGTACGCTCCACTCAAGCCATTCAGCGTTGAAGGCCGCATCGGTCGTTTGCGCTATCTCGCCTGGACGATGGTCCTGACGCTGGTCACGCTGGCCGTCGGTTCGGTATTGGCCATTTTCGCCTTCGCCATCATCAGCGCCGATTCGACCGCAGGCCTGATTCTCGGTGGCCTGGTTGCGTTCTTACTGTTCATTGCCATGGCGGTCGTGAGCATTCAGATCAGCGTTCAGCGCCTGCATGACATCGGCTGGTCCGGCTGGCTCTGGCTGCTGAACCTGGTCCCGTTCGTGGGCAGCTTCTTCCCGTTCGTGATCATGATCGCCCCGGGCACCAACATCGCCAATCAATACGGCGCGCCGCCTCCACCTAACACCACCGCGGTCAAAGTGCTGTCTTCGCTGTGGGTCGTGTTGATTGCCATCGTCTTTATTGGCGCACTGGCCGGAGGCTTGACGGCTATTCAGGAAGAATATGAAACCGCGGCCGAAACCAGCTACGACAGCAGCTCGGTGATTACCGAAGAAATTGAAGTCGAGCCGGCGCAAGAGGCGGAGCAAGCAGCGGATTCCGCAGAGGAAGAAGCCGAATAA
- a CDS encoding SDR family oxidoreductase: protein MTRYALITGASSGIGLAMAEALARRGRSLILVARQRDQLESIAIELTQRFGVEVLFRACDLGEPLRLSGFLLELEEGDRQIDLLVNCAGIGTCGPFLAQDWMTEQDLIEVNILALTRLCHAIGNSMALQGGGQILNVASMAAFHPGPWMSTYYASKAYVLHFSEGLRVELKKCAVKVSVLCPGPTRTGFFRTAQLNTGKLADSNLLMSPEEVALYTVRALEKNRAIIIPGRGNRWRAFLPRLGSRWLNRTIAGMVNKAYCPR, encoded by the coding sequence ATGACCCGTTACGCTCTGATCACCGGCGCTTCCAGCGGCATCGGCCTGGCGATGGCCGAAGCGCTGGCCCGCCGTGGCCGCAGCCTGATACTGGTGGCCCGACAGCGTGATCAGCTGGAAAGTATTGCAATCGAATTGACCCAACGGTTTGGCGTGGAAGTGCTGTTCCGCGCCTGTGACCTCGGTGAACCGCTACGGCTGTCCGGGTTTCTGCTGGAACTGGAAGAAGGTGACCGGCAAATCGATTTGCTGGTCAACTGCGCGGGCATCGGCACCTGCGGGCCATTTCTGGCCCAGGACTGGATGACCGAGCAGGACCTGATCGAAGTGAACATCCTGGCCCTCACCCGCTTGTGCCATGCCATCGGTAACAGCATGGCCTTGCAGGGTGGCGGGCAGATTCTGAACGTCGCTTCAATGGCGGCATTCCATCCCGGCCCGTGGATGAGCACCTATTACGCCAGCAAAGCCTATGTGCTGCACTTTTCCGAAGGGCTGCGCGTCGAGCTGAAGAAGTGCGCAGTCAAGGTCTCGGTGCTTTGCCCCGGCCCGACACGTACCGGCTTCTTCCGCACTGCGCAGTTGAACACCGGCAAACTGGCCGACAGCAACCTGCTGATGAGTCCAGAAGAGGTTGCGCTGTATACCGTGCGAGCCCTGGAGAAAAATCGGGCAATCATTATTCCGGGTCGGGGGAACCGCTGGCGTGCCTTCCTGCCGCGGCTCGGCTCTCGCTGGCTGAACCGGACAATCGCGGGCATGGTCAACAAGGCCTACTGTCCGCGCTGA
- a CDS encoding nitronate monooxygenase family protein — MSLPALLEQRLRLPVVAAPMFLISNPQLVLACCRNGVVGSFPALNQRESSGFKAWLEEIEAGLATLENPAPYAVNLIVHNSNPRLQADLAICVEHKVPIVITSLGAVKEVVDAVHSYGGLVFHDVTTRRHAEKAAEAGVDGLIAVAAGAGGHAGTWSPFSLIAEIRQFFDKTLLLAGCLNHGHEILAAQLLGADLAYFGTRFIGTTESHAPDAYKEMLLTSRAADIVHTPAVSGVPASFMRQSLEAAGFDMAALQGKGKVDFGSKLKPISDEAKAWKTVWSAGQGVGEIDDLPSVDQLVARLDAEYRKALELAAQLPKRWPR, encoded by the coding sequence ATGTCGCTGCCCGCTTTGCTCGAACAACGTTTGCGTCTGCCCGTGGTGGCAGCGCCGATGTTCCTGATTTCCAATCCGCAATTGGTGCTCGCCTGCTGCCGTAATGGCGTGGTCGGCAGCTTTCCTGCACTGAACCAGCGTGAGAGCAGCGGCTTCAAGGCCTGGCTGGAAGAGATCGAAGCAGGACTGGCGACACTGGAAAATCCTGCGCCTTACGCCGTGAACCTAATCGTCCACAACAGCAACCCGCGGCTACAAGCGGACCTTGCGATCTGCGTCGAGCACAAAGTGCCGATCGTGATCACCAGCCTCGGCGCTGTGAAAGAAGTAGTCGATGCCGTTCACAGCTATGGCGGCCTGGTGTTTCATGACGTGACGACCCGTCGCCATGCCGAAAAAGCCGCCGAGGCCGGTGTGGACGGTTTGATCGCCGTGGCAGCAGGCGCCGGTGGACATGCCGGGACCTGGAGCCCGTTCTCGCTGATTGCCGAGATTCGCCAGTTCTTCGACAAAACCCTGCTGCTGGCAGGCTGCCTTAACCATGGTCACGAAATTCTTGCCGCGCAATTGCTCGGTGCGGATCTGGCCTACTTCGGTACGCGATTTATCGGCACCACCGAAAGTCATGCCCCTGACGCCTACAAAGAGATGTTGCTGACGTCCAGAGCCGCGGACATCGTTCATACGCCAGCGGTGTCAGGCGTACCGGCAAGTTTCATGCGCCAAAGCCTGGAGGCCGCCGGTTTCGACATGGCGGCACTGCAAGGCAAGGGCAAAGTCGACTTCGGCTCCAAACTCAAGCCGATCAGCGATGAAGCCAAAGCCTGGAAAACCGTGTGGTCTGCAGGCCAGGGTGTCGGGGAAATCGATGATTTGCCAAGCGTCGATCAACTGGTCGCTCGACTGGACGCGGAATATCGCAAGGCACTGGAACTGGCGGCACAGCTGCCTAAACGCTGGCCGCGCTGA
- the coq7 gene encoding 2-polyprenyl-3-methyl-6-methoxy-1,4-benzoquinone monooxygenase gives MTTQRHYSPIDRLLLQADAAMRTLLPFSGQPYRPSPAIVQPDAQMSDEDTRHVAGLMRINHTGEVCAQALYQGQALTAKLPHVRAAMEHAAEEEIDHLVWCEQRIKQLGSHTSILNPLFYGMSFGIGAVAGLISDKVSLGFVAATEHQVCKHLNEHLEQLPEEDEKSRAILEQMRIDEEHHAESALDAGGFRFPAPVKFGMSLLAKVMTKSTYRI, from the coding sequence ATGACTACCCAGCGTCACTACTCGCCGATTGACCGCCTTCTGCTGCAAGCCGATGCCGCGATGCGTACCTTGCTGCCCTTCAGTGGCCAGCCGTACCGTCCGTCGCCCGCCATCGTGCAGCCGGATGCGCAAATGAGTGACGAAGACACCCGCCACGTTGCCGGGTTGATGCGCATCAACCATACCGGCGAAGTCTGCGCCCAGGCGCTGTATCAGGGTCAGGCCCTGACTGCGAAGCTGCCGCATGTACGCGCCGCCATGGAACATGCTGCCGAAGAAGAAATCGATCACCTGGTTTGGTGCGAGCAACGCATCAAACAGCTGGGCAGCCACACCAGCATTCTCAACCCGCTGTTCTACGGCATGTCGTTCGGAATTGGCGCGGTGGCTGGATTGATCAGCGACAAGGTCAGCCTGGGTTTCGTTGCCGCGACCGAGCATCAGGTGTGCAAACACTTGAATGAGCACCTTGAGCAATTGCCGGAAGAAGATGAAAAGTCCCGGGCGATTCTTGAGCAGATGCGGATTGATGAAGAACATCATGCCGAGAGTGCGCTGGATGCCGGAGGTTTTCGTTTTCCGGCGCCGGTGAAATTCGGGATGAGTTTGTTGGCAAAAGTGATGACCAAGAGTACTTATCGGATCTGA
- the trpD gene encoding anthranilate phosphoribosyltransferase, producing the protein MNIKTALSRIVDHLDLSTDEMRDVMREIMTGQCTDAQIGAFMMAMRMKSESIDEIVGAVSVMRELADKVELKTLDGVVDVVGTGGDGANIFNVSTASSFVVAAAGCTVAKHGNRAVSGKSGSADLLEAAGIYLNLTPVQVARCIDNVGIGFMFAQTHHSAMKHAAGPRKDLGLRTLFNMLGPLTNPAGVKHQVVGVFSQALCRPLAEVLQRLGSKHVLVVHSKDGLDEFSLAAPTYVAELKNDQITEYWVEPEDLGMKSQSLHGLAVESPAASLELIRDALGKRKTESGQKAAEMIVLNAGAALYAADLATSLKEGVALAHDALHTGLAREKLEELGAFTAVFKVENEG; encoded by the coding sequence ATGAATATCAAGACAGCCCTGAGCCGTATCGTCGATCACCTCGACCTCAGCACCGATGAGATGCGCGATGTCATGCGCGAGATCATGACCGGGCAATGCACGGATGCGCAGATCGGCGCGTTCATGATGGCCATGCGCATGAAGAGTGAAAGCATCGACGAGATCGTCGGCGCGGTGTCGGTCATGCGCGAGCTGGCGGACAAGGTCGAACTCAAGACCCTTGACGGCGTCGTCGACGTGGTCGGCACCGGTGGTGACGGTGCGAACATCTTTAACGTATCGACCGCTTCCTCTTTCGTGGTGGCAGCGGCCGGATGCACCGTGGCCAAGCACGGTAACCGTGCGGTGTCGGGCAAAAGCGGCAGCGCTGACTTGCTGGAGGCAGCGGGTATCTATTTGAACCTGACGCCAGTCCAGGTTGCACGTTGCATCGATAACGTCGGCATCGGTTTCATGTTTGCCCAGACCCACCACAGTGCCATGAAGCACGCAGCCGGCCCGCGCAAGGATCTTGGCCTGCGTACCCTGTTCAACATGCTCGGCCCGCTTACGAATCCGGCCGGCGTGAAACATCAGGTGGTGGGCGTGTTCAGTCAGGCGTTGTGCCGACCGTTGGCCGAAGTCTTGCAGCGCCTGGGCAGCAAGCACGTGTTGGTGGTGCATTCGAAGGATGGCTTGGACGAGTTCAGTCTGGCGGCGCCAACCTACGTGGCAGAACTGAAGAATGACCAGATCACTGAATATTGGGTCGAGCCGGAAGACCTGGGCATGAAGAGCCAGAGTCTGCACGGCCTGGCGGTGGAAAGCCCGGCGGCGTCCCTTGAGTTGATTCGCGATGCTCTGGGCAAGCGCAAGACCGAAAGCGGTCAGAAAGCCGCCGAGATGATCGTGCTCAATGCCGGTGCGGCGCTGTACGCCGCCGACCTGGCAACCAGTTTGAAAGAAGGCGTTGCCCTGGCGCACGATGCGCTGCACACAGGCCTCGCTCGGGAAAAACTTGAGGAGTTGGGTGCATTTACCGCGGTATTCAAAGTGGAGAATGAGGGATGA
- a CDS encoding OsmC family protein, with translation MKARIQWAGEAMFLGESGSGHVVVMDGPPDAGGRNLGVRPMEMLLLGVGGCSNFDVVSILKKSRQAVESCEAFLEAERATEDPKVFTKIHMHFVVKGRGLKEAQVKRAIELSAEKYCSASIMLGAAGVAITHDYEIIELG, from the coding sequence ATGAAGGCACGCATCCAATGGGCTGGCGAAGCCATGTTCCTCGGTGAATCCGGCAGCGGTCACGTCGTGGTCATGGACGGTCCGCCCGATGCAGGCGGTCGTAACCTGGGTGTCCGGCCGATGGAAATGCTCCTGCTGGGTGTTGGCGGTTGCAGCAATTTCGACGTGGTCAGCATCCTCAAAAAGTCCCGTCAGGCCGTCGAAAGCTGTGAAGCCTTCCTCGAAGCCGAGCGTGCGACCGAAGATCCGAAAGTCTTCACCAAGATCCACATGCACTTCGTGGTCAAAGGCCGCGGGCTGAAAGAAGCCCAGGTCAAACGCGCTATCGAACTGTCAGCGGAGAAGTATTGCTCGGCGTCGATCATGCTCGGCGCGGCTGGCGTGGCGATTACCCACGACTACGAGATCATCGAACTCGGTTGA
- the trpC gene encoding indole-3-glycerol phosphate synthase TrpC translates to MSVPTVLENILARKVQEVAERSARVSLAELESLAKAADAPRGFAKALIAQAKLKQPAVIAEIKKASPSKGVIREHFVPADIAKSYEKGGATCLSVLTDIDYFQGADAYLQQARAACNLPVIRKDFMIDPYQIVEARALGADCVLLIVSALDDLKMAELAAVAKSVGLDVLVEVHDGDELERALKTLDTPLVGVNNRNLHTFDVSLETTLDLLPRIPRDRLVITESGILNRADVELMEISDVYAFLVGEAFMRAESPGTELQRLFFPERGGPVSGSTLD, encoded by the coding sequence ATGAGTGTACCGACGGTTCTGGAAAACATTCTGGCCCGCAAAGTCCAGGAAGTTGCCGAGCGTAGCGCCCGTGTGAGTCTGGCGGAGCTGGAAAGCCTGGCCAAGGCGGCCGATGCACCCCGTGGTTTTGCCAAGGCACTGATTGCTCAGGCCAAGCTGAAACAGCCGGCCGTCATTGCCGAAATCAAGAAAGCCTCGCCGAGCAAAGGCGTGATCCGCGAGCACTTCGTTCCTGCCGACATCGCCAAAAGCTACGAGAAGGGCGGCGCGACGTGCTTGTCGGTGCTGACCGATATCGATTACTTCCAGGGCGCCGATGCATATCTGCAGCAGGCGCGGGCGGCCTGCAACCTGCCGGTGATCCGCAAGGATTTCATGATCGATCCGTACCAGATCGTCGAAGCCCGCGCGTTGGGCGCTGACTGCGTGCTGTTGATCGTCTCCGCCTTGGATGACCTGAAGATGGCCGAACTGGCGGCCGTGGCCAAAAGCGTCGGCCTCGACGTGCTGGTGGAAGTCCACGATGGCGACGAGCTGGAGCGGGCCTTGAAAACCCTCGACACACCGCTGGTTGGCGTGAACAACCGCAACCTGCACACCTTCGACGTCAGCCTCGAAACCACGCTCGACCTGTTGCCACGCATCCCGCGTGATCGCCTGGTGATTACGGAAAGCGGCATTCTCAACCGGGCCGATGTGGAGCTGATGGAAATCAGTGACGTGTACGCGTTTCTGGTGGGCGAGGCGTTTATGCGCGCCGAAAGCCCGGGCACCGAGTTGCAGCGCCTGTTCTTTCCTGAGCGCGGCGGTCCGGTCAGCGGTTCTACGCTCGACTGA
- a CDS encoding lipoate--protein ligase family protein, which yields MTQPTHLTVEAGLQAEQDLLAHVCTGDSDFGLLFWQPSDRALVMPRRLNRLPGFEAACEVSAAAGWPVLLRETGGEPVPQSASTINIALVYAPPRSEGDQNRIEIAYRRLCDPICQLLDELGGVSSLGEVDGAFCDGRFNVNLDGRKMVGTAQRWRQSKGGARPVGLVHGALLLDNERESMVAAVNRFNEACGLEQRVRAESHIALHEKFAAPDALGRLDALYRQLLADMLAA from the coding sequence ATGACTCAGCCGACCCATCTGACCGTCGAAGCCGGCCTGCAAGCCGAGCAAGACCTGCTGGCCCATGTCTGCACCGGCGATTCAGACTTCGGCTTATTGTTCTGGCAACCCAGCGACCGCGCATTGGTCATGCCCCGACGTCTGAACCGCCTGCCAGGTTTCGAAGCCGCCTGTGAAGTATCAGCCGCCGCCGGTTGGCCAGTGCTGCTGCGTGAAACCGGTGGAGAGCCTGTGCCGCAATCGGCTTCCACTATCAATATCGCGCTGGTCTACGCACCCCCTCGCAGCGAAGGTGACCAGAACCGCATCGAAATCGCTTATCGCCGTCTCTGCGACCCGATCTGTCAGTTACTCGATGAGCTGGGCGGCGTATCTTCCTTGGGCGAAGTCGACGGTGCGTTCTGCGATGGCCGTTTCAACGTCAACCTCGACGGCCGTAAGATGGTCGGTACCGCTCAGCGCTGGCGCCAGAGTAAGGGTGGAGCGCGTCCAGTTGGATTGGTGCACGGTGCGTTGTTGCTGGATAACGAGCGTGAATCGATGGTCGCTGCGGTCAATCGCTTCAACGAAGCGTGCGGTCTTGAGCAGCGGGTGCGCGCCGAAAGCCACATTGCCCTGCATGAGAAGTTTGCCGCGCCCGATGCGCTCGGGCGGCTTGATGCGCTTTATCGCCAGCTGCTGGCGGACATGCTCGCCGCTTGA
- a CDS encoding aminodeoxychorismate/anthranilate synthase component II: MLLMIDNYDSFTYNVVQYLGELGSQVKVVRNDELTVAEIEALNPERIVVSPGPCTPTEAGVSIDVIKHFAGKLPILGVCLGHQSIGQAFGGDVVRARQVMHGKTSPVFHEDKGVFEGLNRPLTVTRYHSLIVKRETLPDCLELTAWTQLEDGSVDEIMGLRHKTLNIEGVQFHPESILTEQGHELFANFLKQTGGTR; this comes from the coding sequence ATGTTGCTGATGATCGATAACTACGACTCTTTTACCTACAACGTTGTGCAGTACCTCGGTGAGCTCGGCTCCCAGGTCAAAGTCGTGCGCAACGATGAGCTCACCGTTGCCGAAATCGAAGCGCTCAACCCTGAGCGTATCGTCGTGTCCCCCGGCCCTTGCACCCCGACCGAAGCCGGAGTCTCGATCGATGTGATCAAGCATTTCGCCGGCAAACTGCCCATTCTTGGTGTCTGCCTCGGTCACCAATCCATCGGTCAGGCCTTTGGCGGTGATGTGGTCCGCGCCCGGCAGGTCATGCACGGTAAGACTAGCCCGGTATTCCACGAGGACAAGGGCGTATTCGAAGGCCTGAATCGTCCGCTGACGGTGACGCGTTATCACTCGCTGATCGTCAAGCGCGAAACCCTGCCCGATTGCCTGGAGCTGACCGCCTGGACCCAGCTCGAAGACGGCTCGGTCGACGAAATCATGGGCCTGCGCCACAAGACATTGAACATCGAGGGTGTGCAGTTCCACCCCGAGTCTATTCTCACCGAGCAGGGCCACGAGCTGTTCGCTAACTTCCTCAAACAAACCGGCGGCACGCGCTAA